One window from the genome of Alnus glutinosa chromosome 13, dhAlnGlut1.1, whole genome shotgun sequence encodes:
- the LOC133853992 gene encoding uncharacterized protein LOC133853992, with amino-acid sequence MALNCLTSCQFMDGNKSDSDSEYRRGECCRKLCCVKVWRRRCQWNILPYEKMRIGSLNMATEKVRKSHCRSYSTGVVAFVGGTEPRLVRSCAMRRDWSFEDVSQG; translated from the coding sequence ATGGCCCTAAATTGCCTTACCAGCTGCCAGTTCATGGACGGTAACAAGTCGGACTCTGACAGCGAATATCGCCGAGGAGAATGTTGTCGGAAACTGTGTTGTGTAAAGGTTTGGAGGCGCCGCTGTCAATGGAACATATTGCCGTACGAGAAAATGAgaattgggtctttaaacatgGCAACTGAGAAGGTGAGGAAGAGTCATTGCCGGAGTTATAGTACCGGAGTTGTTGCATTCGTCGGCGGCACGGAGCCAAGGTTGGTGAGGAGCTGTGCAATGAGAAGGGATTGGAGCTTTGAGGATGTGAGTCAGGGATGA